ATTGCATGGGGAACTATTTTAAACCTAATATATGTACCTGCTTTATACGCAACTTTATTTAAAATCAAGGATTAATTATGAAAAAATATTTACTTTTACTAATAACACCACTAATAGTTTTTGCACAATCATATATGGCAAAAGTTGAGCCTTATGATAGCTTTACAATATATGCACAAACATCAGGACAAATTACAACTCTTGATAAAAATGATGAAACGAAAGTTGTAAGTAAAACAATTATCAAGCTTGATTCATCTTTAGAAGAAAAAGAATTAGCAATTTATAATAAGCAACTAAGTTTATATAAAAAGAAGCTAAGTATTCTAAATGCTAGTTATAAAAAATATATAACTATTAGAGGTAAAAGTCAGTCTGATAAAGATGATAAATTATATGATTTAATTGAACTTCAAATTTCTATTGAATCATTAAAATTAGATATTAAAACTATTCAAGACACTTTAAAGAAAAAAACTATTGCAGTTAAGAATAAATATATAAAGCAGTTTAACGTTAATCTTGGAGATTATGTAACAGCAGGTACTGAACTTGCAAGTGCTTATGATATTAGTAAATCAAAAGCTATCGTTTATATAAGTGATGATGATTACAGTGATATTGAAAATAAAAAAGTACTAATTAATGGAAAAGAAGGTTTAGCAAAGATTGAAAAAGTAGATAAAACTTTAGATGAAACTTTTGTATCAGCACATAAAGTTACTATTACTTTAGATGATAATAATTTTGGAAAAGTTTTAAAAGTGGAGTTTGTAAAATGAAACAATTATCAAAATTAACACTATTGAGTTTAATTCCTCTACTTGCTTTTTCAAGTGAGCAAACAAGTCAAGTCTTATCAGATACAAAACAAGAGATAATTGAACTAAAGCAAAAACAAATTGAACAAAAAGAACAATATAATAAATATGATTGGCTTTCAGATATTAATTTAAATGGAAGTATAAAAAAAGATCAAGACTCGGATACTACAAGAGATTTTAACCTATCAATTTCTCAAGATATATATAAATTTGGAGGAATTACTTCACAAATTGATTATGCAAAACAGTTAAAAAAAATGGAAAGTCTTAGCTTGAGTATTAGTACAAAAGAGGATTTAGATACTATTTTTTCTACTTTACTTGATGCAAAAATAAATGAAATTAATTTAGAACAAAATAAACTAAATGTTTTAAACAGCGAAATTGATATAAGAAGTAAAAAATCTGAATATAAAGCAGGCGAGCTTGGCATTAGTGATTTAAATGATGCCATCATGACAAAAAATACATTAAGTGATACTCAAAAAGAATTAGCTTTAGCAAAGTTAGTAAATATCAATACAATAAAAAAATACACAAGTAAAAACTATAAAAATATAGAAATACCAAGTGTAAAATTAATGAGTAAGGAAATATATTTACAAAATGCAACATCAATAAACTATATAAAAGTAGAAAATGAAGTGAATAATTCATTATATGAGATTAAAAAAAGTGATTATTTACCATCTTTAGCTGTTACAGGACAATATGGATATCAAGATAGCTCAACTATTGATGGTGATGATTATTATAATTATGGCTTAAATTTATCTATGCCCCTTAGTTACACTTCATCAAATGATATTGAGCAAACTAGACTTGATTACTTAATTAGTAAAAAAGAGTTAAATGATGAAAAAGTGAGTAGTGAAACTACTTATGATGAAAAAGTCTTAACTATTAAAAGTTATGAAGAGCGAATTTTATTGGCTCAAAATGATATTAAATTATATGACGAACTTTTAGAGGTAAATGAAGAAGAGTATAAAGCTGGGTACAAAACAATTGATGATGTTGATACAATTAGAAATTCTAAAATGATTCGAGCTTTAGATATAAAATTATATAAATTGAATATCCAAAAACAAATTTTAGAATTATATTTTAACATATAAAGGAAGTAAAATGAAAACAGTATTTAGAACAAGTATTATAATAACAATTATATCAATTACACTTATTGGTTGTGGTCCACGTTTTTGGGGTCATGATGGAGGACATGGTAGTCATTCTAAAGGAATGTCAAAACATAGATAAAATATAACTTTATAGTTGCGGTCAGGAAAAGTTAGTAACAATCAAAAAATGACCGCAATTATAAAGTTATAGTAGGGCTAGAAAAATCTAACCCTTTTTATAAAATGATTAACTATTAAGAAAGAATTTCTTCAATAGTAATATAATCACCAACTCTACCAGTCATTTGCTCTACGTCAGTATTTACTGGAAGTGTTTTTTTACCTGGTCTCCAACCTGCAGGACAAACTTCACCTGTAGCAGTTGCATGTTGCCAAGCTCTAACTTGTCTTAAGAATTCATTTACGTTTCTTCCAACCATTGGTGCTTGAACTTCCTGTGCTACACAAATTCCTTCTGGATTGAATAAGAATCTACCTCTTAAAGCCATTCCTTCTTCTTCAATTAATACTCCAAATTTTTCACTAACTTCAGTAGTTGAATCAGCACCAATAGTAAGTTTTAAACCTTCTAAAATTGGTTCAGTTTCTACAAATCTTTTGTGAGAGAATTTAGTATCTGTTGATACTGCTAAAATTTCAACACCAAGTTCTTGGAACTCATCATAGTGTGCATTCATAGCTGCAATCTCTGTTGGACAAACAAATGTAAAGTCTGCTGGGTAGAAACAAACTACTGCCCATTTACCTTTGTAATCTTCACTTGATACTGTTGTGTAGTGACCTGTTTTTGCATCATATGCATCCATTTTAAATTCTGGGATTTGTTTTTGTACCATTGTTGAGCTCATTTTCTTTCCTTTTTTCACTTCTGTGTTATTATCATTTTGACTAACTTCGTTAGCAACATTTTCTTCTCTAGCTTTAACACTTGTATCGCATGCCATAACTTTTCCTTATTAGGATAATAATTATCCTTTGATAAAAGTATTCTATACCTTCTTTAATTAAATCAAGCTTAATTATAATACTAAATTATATAAATATTATAATTTTAACTTATTTAACTTTTTGTATTAACTTTGATTAACTTTTTATTTAAAGTGTATTTAATTCTTTGATATATACTTTTCAAAATTTAAAAGGAATTAAGATGAATAGAATATTTTTAGCAATATTATTACTAGGTACAACACTGAGTTTTGCAAATGGACCACAAAATGGTCAAGATAGAGAAAAAAGAACTCCTCCACAAGAAGCAATAAGTGCTTGTGAAGGATTAAATAGTGGTGATACTTGTAATATGACAACTCCAAGAGGTGACTCGTTAAATGGAACTTGTCAGAATACTCCTGATGATAAGTATTTTGTATGTATGCCAAAAGGAATGGAGTGGTAACATGAATTCATACTCGGAATTTAACAATTCTGAGATAAAATAAAATGAATAAAGGTTACAAATGAGAAAGAGTAAATACAGTAAAGAGTTCAAAGATTCCACAGTACAATTAATTTTAAATGATGGTGAAAGCGTTGTAAAAGTAGCAAAAGATTTAGGTTTAAATACAAAGACATTATATCATTGGGTTACTATATATAAAAAAGCTCATAATATACCAATACGAGATATAAATTCTTCTTCTAAAGAAAGTGATAATGAAGAACTAAAACGACTGAGACGTGAGAATAAAATACTAAAACAAGAAAGAGACATTTTAAAAAAGGCAGCAGCATACTTCGCAAAAGAAACTCTATAAGGTATGCTTGGATATTTGAGAATAAAAAGAGTTTTAGCATTAAGCTTATGTGTAAAGTTGTTAAAGTAGATTTATCTTCTTATTACCATTGGATAAAAACAGGGTCTGTTGTAAAAAAAGTAGATAAAAAACTTAATGAATTAATTGAGATTATTTTTCTTCAAGGTAGGAATAACTACGGTACTCGTAGGATTAGAGATAAACTAAAAGAATTATATGGATTAATTATTTCAAGAAGACGTATTTCAAATATCATGAAAGATTTAAATCTAAAAGTTAAAATGAAAAGAAGATATAAAAATACAACTGATTCTAATCATAATCTGCCAATTGCACCTAATATCTTAAATAGAGACTTTTATGCTTCAAGTCCAGATCAAAAATATGTAGGGGATATTACTTACATTCCAACAGGTGAAGGCTGGTTATATTTAGCAACGGTAATTGACCTATACTCAAGAAAAGTAGTTGGCTGGAGCATGGATGATACGATGAAAGTATCATTGGTAAATGATGCATTAAGTATGGCAATACTTCATAGGAATCCACCTTCTGGACTCATTTGGCACACAGATAGAGGCTCACAATATGCTTCTTATAGCCATAAAGATTTATTATTAAAAAACAATATTACACAAAGTATGAGTCGAAAAGGCAATTGCTGGGACAATTCTGTTGCTGAGAGTTTTTTTAAATCATTGAAACAAGAATTAGTTTATAACACATATTTTTATACAAAGAAACAAGCTAAAAAAGAGATATTTGAATATATTGAATTTTATTATAATAGAGTTAGAAGTCATAGTTATGTAGGAAATTTATCTCCTGTTAAATTTGAAGAAAAACAAAATGCGTTACAAAGTGAAATGGTGGCTTAGGGATAAGCAAAAAAGTGTATGAATTTTAGTTACCTCTCCAGAATGAAAAAAAGATAATATAGCTTATTTGTATAAATTGACATATAATTTATAGGATTAGCTATTCTAATTCATATTTATTTCTTCTATAATACATAAATTAAAAATTATGAAGGAAATATTATGAGTTTAATTTACGATTATTCAAATCCAACAGCAATTCACTTTGGAAAAGGTCAAATTGCTTCAATAGTAAAACATATAAATAAAGACAATAAAATATTAGTAGTTTATGGTGGTGGTTCAATTAAAAAAAATGGAGTTTATGATGAAGTATCAAAAGCTTTAAATGATTTTGATTGGATAGAGTTTTCAGGAGTTGAAGCAAATCCAAGTTATGAAACTTTATCAAAAGCAGTAGAACTTGCAAAAAAAGAAAAAGTTGATTTTATCTTAGGTGTTGGTGGTGGCTCTGTTATTGATGGTTCAAAATATATAGCAGCAGCTGCACTTTATGATGAAGATGGATGGGCTTTTTTAGATGGAAGTGCAATTATAGAAAAAGCATTACCTCTTGGTGCTGTTTTAACACTACCTGCAACAGGAAGTGAATCAAATGGAAACGCTGTAGTTTCAAAAAAATCAACAAATGAAAAAAGATTTTTTGGTTCACCTTTTGTATACCCAAAATTTGCAGTCTTAGATCCAAGTGTAATGAGTACATTATCAGACAGACAACTTGCAAATGGACTAGTTGATGCATTCGTTCATACATGTGAACAATACTTAACATGTCCAAACACGTCTTTATTACATGATGGATATGCCCAAACTATCTTAAAAGGTTTATTTACTCTTGCAAATACTTGGGATAATAGAAAAGATCCAATTTGGGAAGAGAACTTAATGCTTCTTGCAAATCAAGCATTAAATGGTTTTATTGGTTCCGGAGTTGCACAAGATTGGGCAACACATATGATAGGACATGAATTAACTGCTTTTTATGGAGTTGACCATGCTCAAAGTTTAGCTGTTGTTCAACCATCATTATTAAGAGTAATGATTGAGCAAAAAAGTGAAAAAATAGCACAAATGGGTGAAAATGTTTTTGGAATTAAAAATGATAATGAAGCAGTTATTGTTGCAATTGAAAAAATGTACCAAAGTGTTGGCGTAACAACAAATCTAAACGATTACGAAAGTGTTGATGATAAAGTTATTGAAACTATCATTCCATCACTAAAAGCTCATGGAATGACTGCAATTGGTGAGAATCAAAATATCACTTTAGATATTTGTGAAAAAATTCTTAAAATGGCTATGAAATAATCTATCTTTAGATAATCACAAAAGAGGCTTTGGCTTCTTTTGGTGGATACCCATAATAACTTTTAAAATCTTTAGAGAACTGTGATGAGCTCTCATATCCAGTAGCATAGGCTGTTTCATTTACTTGAAAGTTCTGCCTTGTTAATAAATCTTTTGCCTTATTTAATCTAATTTTCTTAATATATTGTAAGGGACTAAGAGTAGTTACTTTTTTAAAATGTGTATGAAAAGAGGATACACTCATTTCTTCTTCTTTAGCAAGTGTTGAAATATCTAAGTGTTCATTATATTGATTATGAATAGTTTTTAATGTTCTAGTCATTTTTGCTTCCATTTTATTTTCTAAAAACATTTTATGTAAGAAGTGAGAGTTTTCTCCTATTGCAATTCTATAGTAGATTTCTTTTAAAATTGCATCGCCTATAATTGCTGATTCTTCTTTTGATTGAAGTGCTTTTAATAGTCTGTAAATTGAATCTTCTAAATCCATAGTTACTTTATCACTAAAAACAGCTCTTTGTACTAACTTACATTTTTTAGAATCTTCTTTACTTAAAGATGAAATTACATCATGCATAAGTTCTTTTTTAATATCAATTAAAATACATATATAAGGTTCTTCTTTTGATGCAATTGTTTCACACTCAAATGGAAGTGCAGCTGGTACTACAAGATAATTATTGCAGTCATACTCAAACCTCCTATTGGGAAGATAACCTATCTTTTTACCTTGTAGTACAAAAACTAAACAAAAATCGTAAGTTAAAGGAGTTCTAGGTAAAAAAGTAGTTGTTTTATATAAATGCACACCTTTAATATTAGTTCTTGTTAGAGAATCTTCTTTTATAAGTTTATTTGCTTCTTTTAATATTCTATTGTCCATAAAATTTCCAAATATTTTTTTATTTATTATAGTTAAAACTTTGTTAGATTATTTATAAAATGTGTTGATTTCTACAAAAAAGGACTTGTGTGTCAAGTCCTTTTTTATTTTATGAAAGAAGTTTAAGAAGTTCTTTTGCAACAGCTTGTGAAGAAGCTGGATTTTGTCCTGTGATTAGTTTTCCATCAGTTATTGAATATGAATTCCAATCCTCTACTTTAGAATATAAAGCACCTCTTTGTTTTAATTCATCTTCAAGTAAAAATGGAACAATGTCTTGAAGTTGTACAGCTTCTTCTTCTGTATTAGCAAATGCAGTAACTTTTTTGCCTTTTACTAAATAATCACCATTTTCTAGTTTTACATTTAATAAAACAGAAGGTGCATGACATACACTAGCTACTGGTTTATTTGCTTTTACAAAATCTTCAATTAAGGAAATAGAATCTTCATCGTTAGTTAAATCCCATAAAGGACCATGTCCTCCTGGATACATAACGGCATCAAAATCGCTTTCTTTTACACTTGAAAGTTTAATCGTATTTGCTAATATTTTGTTTGCTTGCTCATCAGCTTCAAATCTTTTTGTTGCTTGCGTTTGAAAATCTGGTGCATTACTTGAAGGATCTAAAGGTGGTAAGCCACCTTTTGGACTTGCAAGTGTAATTGTTGCTCCTGCATCTAATAATGTGTAATATGGAGATGCAAACTCTTCTAACCAAAATCCAGTTTTATTATCTGTGTCGCCTAATCTATCATGTGATGTAAGTACTATAAGAATATTCATATTTTTTCCTTTTATTATATTAGTTTGTATTTGCATAATTATAAAATAATATTCAATATGAAGGAATATACAATTATCTAAATAACATGTTAATTTCTACAAATTTTAAATTTGATTGTTTTTAATTCGTCTTATTTCTCTCATTTTAGTTCTAGCAACTTCTCTCATATCAATATTTGTATCAAGTTCATCAACAATTTCAACACCTAAAAGTGTTTCAACAGCATCTTCTAGAGTTACAACTCCTTTTGTTTGTTCATAATTATCTACAACAATAAACATATGTACTTTTTTTAATAAAAAGAGATCGATTAATTTAGATATAGGCACATTTTCATTTACACTAAAAACAGGTTTAATGATTTTTTCTTTATTTTTAATTTTATTTTTAATATATTCGTGAAAATACTCTTTAGAAATAACTATACCAATAATATCATCAATTCCATTATTATAAATAGGAACTCTAGAATATTCTTTGAATTTTTCTAAATCCAAGATACTAGGGTCTTTGAAACTTTTGATTAAATCATTTTTTTGTACTGAAAAAAGTACATTTCTTGGAGTAAATATATCTCTTACTTTAATATTATTTAACTGTAAAAGATTTTCAATTACACTGCTTTCACTCTCTTTTAAGATACCACTTTCTTCTGCAATATTTGCAGTTGCAAGAATCTCTTCTTTTGTAATAACTTCTTTATTCGTTGGCGTTATATAATGTGTAATTTTATTTAAAATAATAAGTAAAGGATAAGTAATAAAAATTAAAAATTTAATACTTCTAGTAGAGAAACCAGATAAACTTTTCCAATAATACGCACCTAAAGTTTTAGGAATAATCTCAGAAAAAATTAAAATTAATAAAGTAAGAATAGCAGAGATATAAAACATGTAGTCTTCACCAAATACTTTGGCAGCTTCCGCCCCAACTCCTGCTGCACCTAATGTATGAGCGAAAGTATTAAGTGTTAAAATAGCAGCAATAGAAAAATCAATATTATTTTTCTGTTTTAGCATTTCTTTGCCAAGTTTTTTGTTTTCTTTTTTTACAAGCTTTATATGTGAAGGTGTAATAGACAGAAGAACTGCTTCTAAAATAGAACATAAAAAGGAGACGCCTACGGCTAATAAAAAGTAAATAAGTATTAACATTTAAAATCCTAGAAAATATTTTGTTGTAATTATAATAAAAGCATAGCAAAGGATTCATAAATCATGAGTGAAATACACTTTATTCACAATTAAAGTAGTAAAGAAATAAATTTCATCATTTTAAATTAACAAATTATTATCTTTTATTAGATAAAATGATTATAATTAATACATAGGGTTATATATGCCAAAAGAAAGAACATTTAAAGAAAGAATTTTAGATTATATATATATTGTTTCAAAGCAGCCAATTTTATTAAGAGACTTGCTTCTTGCAAATAGACAATACAAAGAAGGTATGCATGTGGATCCTGCTAAATTAGGATTTAGATTAAAACTAACTCGTGCTTATATTGTATATACAGGTTTGATTTTATCCATTTTAGTACCTCTTTCCCTTCTTACTCATAAGCCACTAGCAAAAATTGATTCTCATATTTCTATAATTGGAGCTGTTGTTATTACTGCAATAATTTTTATTGGATTTAATTTCTTTAGAGCAAAAATGAGAGATGATATTACTATTGAACTTATTAAAAAATCATGGAAACTACACTTTCCTTTCTTTTCATATGAAGAATATTCAGAAAAAATTGAAGAGATATTTGAACGTTCTTTAAAAGAAGAAGTTCCAAAGAGAGAGCTTGAAAAGTACATTTTAGATAATTTAGCAGAGTAAACTCTTCTAAATTATTTCAAGTTTAATCATAAATAGCTTTTGCTTCTTTGTTTCTTTGTCTTTTTAAATCCATATCAATAAACTTTCCTAAAACATCTTTTTTGCTTTTAGTTGCAAGTGTAATTTTTCTTTTTTCTGGTCTATATTCATAGATAAAAAAACCAGCTTCATTCATTGATAATCTAATAGGTGTAGCAACAGAATAAGAGCTCATAACACAAGTATCATTACAAAGCCTATAGATATCATCAAAATACTCTTTTGTCCATAATTCAACATTAACTTCAGAAGAAAAAGCATCTTGGTATATAATATCGAAGCTTTGTTTTTCTAATGTTTTTATATATTCTCTTGCATCACCAATATTTACTTCAATTTTTATATCTTCATCTTCATATTTTAGATTTTTAGTTACTTCTTTTATAATATGTTTTATATCTTCAAACTCTTTTGGAAAATCAAAGTTTTGTAGTGAAGAGACAAGATTACCATCAAGTTCAGGTGAATAAATACTTACTTTTTTATTTAATTTATTTTTTTTAATATGATAAATTGTTGAAAAAGTGTTATATCCAATTCCAAAACAGATATCTAGGATTTTT
This sequence is a window from Poseidonibacter parvus. Protein-coding genes within it:
- a CDS encoding HlyD family efflux transporter periplasmic adaptor subunit — encoded protein: MKKYLLLLITPLIVFAQSYMAKVEPYDSFTIYAQTSGQITTLDKNDETKVVSKTIIKLDSSLEEKELAIYNKQLSLYKKKLSILNASYKKYITIRGKSQSDKDDKLYDLIELQISIESLKLDIKTIQDTLKKKTIAVKNKYIKQFNVNLGDYVTAGTELASAYDISKSKAIVYISDDDYSDIENKKVLINGKEGLAKIEKVDKTLDETFVSAHKVTITLDDNNFGKVLKVEFVK
- a CDS encoding TolC family protein, producing MKQLSKLTLLSLIPLLAFSSEQTSQVLSDTKQEIIELKQKQIEQKEQYNKYDWLSDINLNGSIKKDQDSDTTRDFNLSISQDIYKFGGITSQIDYAKQLKKMESLSLSISTKEDLDTIFSTLLDAKINEINLEQNKLNVLNSEIDIRSKKSEYKAGELGISDLNDAIMTKNTLSDTQKELALAKLVNINTIKKYTSKNYKNIEIPSVKLMSKEIYLQNATSINYIKVENEVNNSLYEIKKSDYLPSLAVTGQYGYQDSSTIDGDDYYNYGLNLSMPLSYTSSNDIEQTRLDYLISKKELNDEKVSSETTYDEKVLTIKSYEERILLAQNDIKLYDELLEVNEEEYKAGYKTIDDVDTIRNSKMIRALDIKLYKLNIQKQILELYFNI
- a CDS encoding peroxiredoxin → MACDTSVKAREENVANEVSQNDNNTEVKKGKKMSSTMVQKQIPEFKMDAYDAKTGHYTTVSSEDYKGKWAVVCFYPADFTFVCPTEIAAMNAHYDEFQELGVEILAVSTDTKFSHKRFVETEPILEGLKLTIGADSTTEVSEKFGVLIEEEGMALRGRFLFNPEGICVAQEVQAPMVGRNVNEFLRQVRAWQHATATGEVCPAGWRPGKKTLPVNTDVEQMTGRVGDYITIEEILS
- a CDS encoding transposase, giving the protein MRKSKYSKEFKDSTVQLILNDGESVVKVAKDLGLNTKTLYHWVTIYKKAHNIPIRDINSSSKESDNEELKRLRRENKILKQERDILKKAAAYFAKETL
- a CDS encoding IS3 family transposase — encoded protein: MRYAWIFENKKSFSIKLMCKVVKVDLSSYYHWIKTGSVVKKVDKKLNELIEIIFLQGRNNYGTRRIRDKLKELYGLIISRRRISNIMKDLNLKVKMKRRYKNTTDSNHNLPIAPNILNRDFYASSPDQKYVGDITYIPTGEGWLYLATVIDLYSRKVVGWSMDDTMKVSLVNDALSMAILHRNPPSGLIWHTDRGSQYASYSHKDLLLKNNITQSMSRKGNCWDNSVAESFFKSLKQELVYNTYFYTKKQAKKEIFEYIEFYYNRVRSHSYVGNLSPVKFEEKQNALQSEMVA
- a CDS encoding iron-containing alcohol dehydrogenase, producing the protein MSLIYDYSNPTAIHFGKGQIASIVKHINKDNKILVVYGGGSIKKNGVYDEVSKALNDFDWIEFSGVEANPSYETLSKAVELAKKEKVDFILGVGGGSVIDGSKYIAAAALYDEDGWAFLDGSAIIEKALPLGAVLTLPATGSESNGNAVVSKKSTNEKRFFGSPFVYPKFAVLDPSVMSTLSDRQLANGLVDAFVHTCEQYLTCPNTSLLHDGYAQTILKGLFTLANTWDNRKDPIWEENLMLLANQALNGFIGSGVAQDWATHMIGHELTAFYGVDHAQSLAVVQPSLLRVMIEQKSEKIAQMGENVFGIKNDNEAVIVAIEKMYQSVGVTTNLNDYESVDDKVIETIIPSLKAHGMTAIGENQNITLDICEKILKMAMK
- a CDS encoding AraC family transcriptional regulator, with amino-acid sequence MDNRILKEANKLIKEDSLTRTNIKGVHLYKTTTFLPRTPLTYDFCLVFVLQGKKIGYLPNRRFEYDCNNYLVVPAALPFECETIASKEEPYICILIDIKKELMHDVISSLSKEDSKKCKLVQRAVFSDKVTMDLEDSIYRLLKALQSKEESAIIGDAILKEIYYRIAIGENSHFLHKMFLENKMEAKMTRTLKTIHNQYNEHLDISTLAKEEEMSVSSFHTHFKKVTTLSPLQYIKKIRLNKAKDLLTRQNFQVNETAYATGYESSSQFSKDFKSYYGYPPKEAKASFVII
- a CDS encoding type 1 glutamine amidotransferase domain-containing protein — translated: MNILIVLTSHDRLGDTDNKTGFWLEEFASPYYTLLDAGATITLASPKGGLPPLDPSSNAPDFQTQATKRFEADEQANKILANTIKLSSVKESDFDAVMYPGGHGPLWDLTNDEDSISLIEDFVKANKPVASVCHAPSVLLNVKLENGDYLVKGKKVTAFANTEEEAVQLQDIVPFLLEDELKQRGALYSKVEDWNSYSITDGKLITGQNPASSQAVAKELLKLLS
- a CDS encoding CNNM domain-containing protein; this encodes MLILIYFLLAVGVSFLCSILEAVLLSITPSHIKLVKKENKKLGKEMLKQKNNIDFSIAAILTLNTFAHTLGAAGVGAEAAKVFGEDYMFYISAILTLLILIFSEIIPKTLGAYYWKSLSGFSTRSIKFLIFITYPLLIILNKITHYITPTNKEVITKEEILATANIAEESGILKESESSVIENLLQLNNIKVRDIFTPRNVLFSVQKNDLIKSFKDPSILDLEKFKEYSRVPIYNNGIDDIIGIVISKEYFHEYIKNKIKNKEKIIKPVFSVNENVPISKLIDLFLLKKVHMFIVVDNYEQTKGVVTLEDAVETLLGVEIVDELDTNIDMREVARTKMREIRRIKNNQI
- a CDS encoding tRNA (5-methylaminomethyl-2-thiouridine)(34)-methyltransferase MnmD, encoding MQDNINSVVQTKDGSHTLFSQKYNQHYHNPDDGAINESLTKHILPTFKYHENKKELKILDICFGIGYNTFSTIYHIKKNKLNKKVSIYSPELDGNLVSSLQNFDFPKEFEDIKHIIKEVTKNLKYEDEDIKIEVNIGDAREYIKTLEKQSFDIIYQDAFSSEVNVELWTKEYFDDIYRLCNDTCVMSSYSVATPIRLSMNEAGFFIYEYRPEKRKITLATKSKKDVLGKFIDMDLKRQRNKEAKAIYD